In a single window of the Renibacterium salmoninarum ATCC 33209 genome:
- a CDS encoding replication-associated recombination protein A — MSDLFDFDDDDAGAQPAGRARARAPLAVRMRPRNLDEVLGQQHLLGEGSPLRRLSAAANDSAAGPTSLILWGPPGTGKTTLAHVIARGPGRSFVELSAITAGVKDVRKVMDDALTASDLHGRTTVLFLDEIHRFTKAQQDALLPGVENRWVVLVAATTENPSFSVVAPLLSRSLLLTLQPLTDADIRALIVRAVIDPRGLDGSLELSDDALDHLVRLASGDARRALTTLEAAAGVALERMEKAGAGEQSTPTLELVDAERAIDAAAVRYDRAGDQHYDVISAFIKSIRGSDVDASLHYLARMLEAGEDPRFISRRLIISASEDVGMADPTALQTAVAAAQAVQLIGMPEGRIILAEAVVHLATAPKSNASYRGINSAIADIRAGKGTIIPPALRDAHYPGSQQLGHGKGYIYSHDEPHGVATQQYPPDDLVGRNYYEPSANGMERDISVRLERLRAIIRGN, encoded by the coding sequence GTGAGTGATCTGTTCGATTTTGACGACGACGATGCTGGGGCGCAGCCAGCTGGTCGAGCCCGAGCTAGGGCACCTTTGGCGGTGCGAATGCGCCCGCGCAACCTTGACGAGGTTCTTGGCCAGCAGCATCTACTTGGTGAAGGGTCGCCGCTGCGCCGGCTCTCCGCGGCGGCTAATGATTCGGCGGCTGGTCCGACATCTTTGATTCTTTGGGGCCCGCCAGGCACTGGAAAGACCACGTTGGCGCATGTCATTGCGCGCGGCCCAGGTCGGTCATTTGTTGAGCTTTCAGCAATCACCGCCGGCGTCAAGGACGTACGAAAGGTGATGGACGACGCGCTGACAGCTAGTGACCTCCATGGCCGAACGACGGTACTTTTCCTTGACGAAATTCATCGGTTTACCAAAGCACAGCAAGATGCACTGCTGCCTGGCGTGGAGAACCGTTGGGTGGTTCTGGTCGCAGCGACTACTGAAAATCCGTCATTCTCCGTAGTTGCGCCGTTGCTTTCGCGGTCTCTGCTGTTGACTTTGCAACCGCTGACCGACGCTGATATTCGCGCGCTGATTGTGCGGGCGGTCATTGATCCGCGCGGTCTAGATGGTTCTTTGGAACTTAGTGATGATGCTTTAGACCATTTGGTCCGGTTGGCTTCAGGGGATGCACGGCGGGCGCTGACAACTTTGGAGGCGGCCGCTGGCGTTGCTCTTGAGCGGATGGAAAAAGCTGGCGCTGGCGAGCAGAGCACGCCGACGTTGGAACTAGTCGATGCGGAACGAGCCATTGACGCTGCGGCAGTGCGATATGACCGGGCAGGGGATCAGCATTATGACGTGATTAGCGCGTTCATAAAGTCGATTAGGGGCTCGGACGTCGATGCCTCGTTGCACTATCTGGCCAGAATGCTTGAGGCAGGTGAAGATCCGCGTTTCATTTCGCGTCGGTTGATTATTTCAGCCAGTGAGGATGTGGGAATGGCAGATCCCACTGCATTGCAAACGGCGGTAGCTGCCGCTCAAGCCGTGCAATTGATCGGGATGCCAGAAGGAAGAATTATCTTGGCTGAAGCGGTAGTCCATTTGGCAACCGCGCCAAAATCAAATGCTTCGTACAGGGGAATCAACTCGGCAATTGCAGATATTCGTGCTGGCAAAGGCACCATCATTCCACCGGCATTGCGCGATGCTCATTACCCCGGTTCTCAGCAGCTTGGCCATGGCAAGGGATACATCTATTCGCACGATGAGCCGCACGGCGTGGCGACGCAACAGTATCCACCGGACGATTTGGTGGGCCGGAATTATTATGAGCCCTCGGCCAACGGTATGGAGCGCGACATCTCGGTCCGGCTTGAGCGGTTGCGGGCAATCATTCGTGGCAACTAG
- a CDS encoding acVLRF1 family peptidyl-tRNA hydrolase, which yields MSPTKSPAIRTAWVPATRLVGWVERFGLSHGTPVLTETDPLSALHITTPDGTSALLTPPWPVDGRPGRGDDALSRLTSLASQSRTVAVLLIRRGGYAVGICRDGKVIASKVGSRYVQSRTAAGGWSQQRFARRRANQADAMIEAVAGHAALLPADGVEYVLLGGDRTMASLLIDEPVLHRLAKLNQLEFMDVPDPKAKTLAEVAERVRSIRITVTDSVT from the coding sequence ATGAGCCCGACGAAATCGCCCGCTATCCGCACCGCTTGGGTGCCGGCCACTAGGTTGGTTGGCTGGGTGGAGAGATTTGGCCTTTCGCACGGCACGCCAGTTCTTACGGAGACTGATCCACTATCCGCGCTGCATATCACCACTCCGGACGGTACAAGCGCGCTGTTGACGCCGCCGTGGCCCGTTGACGGCAGACCTGGCCGCGGCGATGACGCCCTTTCAAGATTGACGTCGTTGGCCAGCCAGTCGCGAACCGTTGCGGTCTTGCTCATTCGTCGGGGCGGCTACGCCGTCGGCATTTGCCGCGATGGCAAAGTAATAGCGTCCAAAGTGGGCAGCCGTTATGTGCAATCACGAACCGCTGCTGGCGGCTGGTCCCAACAACGATTTGCTCGACGGCGTGCCAATCAAGCGGACGCCATGATCGAGGCGGTCGCCGGGCACGCCGCATTATTGCCCGCGGACGGCGTGGAATATGTACTGCTCGGCGGTGACCGGACCATGGCATCGCTATTGATCGACGAACCCGTTCTGCACCGATTAGCCAAACTCAATCAACTTGAGTTCATGGACGTGCCCGATCCCAAAGCCAAAACCCTCGCTGAAGTTGCCGAGCGCGTCCGTAGCATCCGAATTACCGTGACCGACTCAGTCACCTAG
- the aspS gene encoding aspartate--tRNA ligase, with product MLRTHDLGSLNAELIGQTVTLTGWVARRRDHGGVAFLDLRDASGVAQIVVRDEKDFGSLRNEFVLQMTGSVERRPEGNENPALATGEIEVVAETVVVLNESAPLPFQIDEHGDVGEEARLRHRYLDLRRAPMAHNLKLRSEVNRVARNLLHDEGFVEIETPTMTLSTPGGARDFVVPARLAPGNGYGLAQSPQLFKQLLQVGGFEKYYQIARCYRDEDFRADRQPEFTQLDIEASFVEEEDILALGERIVSALWKLIDFEIPLPIQRMPYWEAMARFGSDKPDLRFGQELTDLTEYFKDTTFRVFQAAYVGAVVMPCGASQPRRTLDGWQEWAKQRGAKGLAYVLIQEDGELTGPVAKNLSEAEKAGLAEKVGAKPGDCVFFGAGERDDAWSILGATRVEIGHRTGLIDPKAFAFVWIVDAPMFESAAAAKASGDTTVGAGDWTALHHAFTSPKAEFMENFDQDPAAALAYAYDIVCNGNEIGGGSIRIHRKDIQERVFALMGLDETQQQETFGFLLEGFKYGAPPHGGIALGWDRTVALLAGVESIRDVIAFPKSGGGFDPLTGAPAPITPQQRKEAGIDAVAKVTAPAADSASAES from the coding sequence GTGCTGCGCACTCATGACCTTGGCAGCTTGAACGCCGAGTTGATTGGCCAAACCGTGACTTTAACCGGTTGGGTTGCTCGCCGTCGAGATCACGGAGGAGTGGCATTCCTAGACTTGCGCGATGCTTCCGGCGTCGCTCAGATCGTGGTGCGTGACGAAAAGGACTTCGGCTCACTTCGCAATGAATTTGTGCTGCAAATGACGGGGTCCGTGGAACGCCGTCCTGAAGGCAACGAGAATCCCGCCCTGGCTACTGGCGAAATTGAAGTTGTGGCTGAGACAGTCGTGGTGCTGAACGAATCTGCACCATTGCCATTCCAAATTGATGAGCACGGCGATGTTGGTGAAGAAGCCCGCCTGCGGCACCGCTATCTCGATCTGCGCCGCGCGCCAATGGCACACAACTTGAAACTTCGCTCTGAAGTAAACCGGGTTGCTCGCAATTTGCTACACGATGAGGGTTTCGTGGAAATTGAAACCCCAACGATGACGCTGTCCACGCCCGGTGGCGCACGTGACTTCGTCGTACCAGCGCGATTGGCACCGGGGAATGGGTATGGCCTTGCGCAGTCGCCTCAACTCTTCAAGCAGCTGCTGCAAGTAGGTGGCTTCGAAAAGTATTATCAGATTGCCCGTTGCTACCGCGATGAAGACTTCCGTGCTGACCGGCAACCAGAATTCACCCAACTCGATATTGAAGCTAGCTTTGTCGAGGAAGAAGACATTCTGGCCTTGGGCGAGCGAATTGTTTCTGCACTTTGGAAACTGATTGACTTTGAGATCCCGTTGCCCATCCAACGGATGCCCTATTGGGAGGCGATGGCGCGCTTTGGCTCAGATAAGCCGGACCTGCGCTTTGGCCAGGAGCTAACGGACCTTACCGAGTACTTCAAGGACACGACCTTCCGCGTCTTCCAGGCTGCCTACGTGGGCGCGGTGGTAATGCCCTGCGGTGCCTCGCAACCGCGTCGCACCTTGGACGGTTGGCAAGAGTGGGCCAAACAACGTGGCGCTAAGGGCCTGGCCTATGTGCTTATTCAGGAGGACGGTGAGCTGACCGGACCGGTAGCGAAAAACCTCTCTGAGGCGGAAAAAGCTGGTCTAGCTGAGAAAGTCGGTGCGAAACCGGGCGACTGTGTGTTCTTTGGTGCCGGCGAACGCGACGATGCCTGGTCGATTCTTGGTGCTACCCGCGTGGAGATCGGGCATCGAACGGGACTCATTGATCCGAAGGCATTTGCCTTCGTCTGGATCGTGGATGCACCGATGTTCGAATCGGCCGCCGCTGCTAAGGCATCTGGCGACACTACGGTGGGCGCTGGTGACTGGACTGCTTTGCATCACGCGTTCACCTCGCCCAAAGCCGAATTCATGGAGAACTTCGATCAGGATCCGGCCGCCGCGTTAGCCTACGCTTACGACATTGTGTGTAACGGCAATGAAATTGGTGGCGGATCCATTCGTATTCACCGCAAGGACATTCAGGAACGCGTCTTTGCCTTGATGGGGCTGGATGAAACACAACAGCAGGAGACCTTCGGGTTCCTGCTGGAGGGCTTCAAATACGGTGCGCCTCCACACGGAGGAATCGCCTTAGGCTGGGACCGTACGGTGGCGCTATTGGCCGGCGTCGAATCGATCCGCGACGTAATTGCGTTTCCGAAGTCCGGCGGCGGCTTCGACCCGCTGACCGGTGCGCCCGCGCCCATTACCCCGCAGCAGCGCAAAGAAGCAGGTATCGACGCGGTTGCTAAAGTGACGGCTCCAGCTGCCGATTCGGCCTCAGCGGAATCCTAG
- the hisS gene encoding histidine--tRNA ligase, translating into MARKASLSGFPELLPQERMIEQHVSDTLRKVFELHGFASIETRAVETVAQLLRKGEIDKEVYAVSRLQAEDGAQDSGLALHFDLTVPFSRYVVENAGYLAFPFRRYQIQKAWRGERPQEGRQREFLQADFDVVGDGELSSRYDVEIVLVAAAALSALPILEFKLRVNNRKLAEGFYRGLGLADTTGVLRSIDKLEKIGAEAVATLLRDELGATEEQARAALELAQIRTEDLSFVDKVRALGVQDDLLEEGLTELTEVLTAAMKQAPGTVVADLSIARGLDYYTGTVIETVLVGHEALGSICSGGRYDALARKGNRTFPGVGLSIGVSRLVARLLSQEFVTASRSVPTAVYIALNSDHDWSAAQEVAAGLRARGIATEVAVAAEKFGKQIKFADRRGIPFVWFIGEDGSHEVKDIRSGEQVAADPLSWSPPSADLTVQIQRAEQLTRDA; encoded by the coding sequence ATGGCCCGTAAAGCGTCTTTATCCGGTTTTCCTGAGCTACTTCCTCAGGAGCGGATGATTGAGCAGCACGTGAGCGACACTTTACGAAAAGTTTTCGAGCTGCACGGCTTCGCTTCGATTGAAACACGGGCTGTCGAGACCGTGGCGCAGCTCTTGCGGAAGGGTGAGATCGACAAAGAGGTTTACGCGGTCTCTAGACTTCAGGCCGAGGATGGAGCGCAAGATTCTGGCTTGGCATTGCACTTCGATCTGACGGTGCCGTTTTCCCGTTACGTGGTAGAAAACGCGGGCTATTTAGCCTTCCCTTTCCGCCGGTATCAGATCCAAAAAGCCTGGCGTGGCGAGCGTCCTCAAGAGGGTCGGCAGCGAGAATTTTTGCAGGCAGACTTTGATGTCGTGGGCGACGGCGAACTCTCCTCCCGCTACGACGTCGAAATTGTTTTGGTGGCGGCCGCAGCCCTATCTGCTTTGCCGATTCTGGAATTCAAACTTCGAGTCAACAATCGCAAACTCGCCGAAGGCTTTTATCGAGGCCTGGGTCTGGCTGACACCACTGGCGTCCTACGAAGCATTGATAAGTTGGAAAAAATTGGTGCCGAAGCGGTGGCTACTTTGCTCCGCGACGAGCTTGGTGCAACTGAAGAACAGGCTCGCGCTGCGCTGGAATTGGCCCAGATCCGCACTGAGGACTTGAGCTTTGTGGACAAAGTGCGTGCGCTTGGCGTGCAAGATGACCTTCTTGAAGAAGGGCTGACAGAGCTCACCGAAGTGCTAACTGCCGCGATGAAACAGGCTCCGGGCACCGTGGTTGCCGATCTGTCTATTGCTCGCGGGCTGGACTATTACACCGGTACCGTGATCGAAACTGTTTTAGTTGGGCACGAGGCTTTGGGCTCAATTTGTTCCGGCGGTCGGTACGATGCGCTGGCCCGAAAAGGAAATCGCACTTTCCCCGGCGTCGGGCTTTCAATTGGTGTCAGCCGCTTAGTCGCTCGCTTGCTCAGCCAAGAGTTCGTCACCGCATCGCGCTCAGTTCCGACGGCGGTCTACATTGCGTTGAACTCGGATCACGATTGGTCGGCAGCGCAGGAAGTGGCTGCAGGTTTGCGCGCACGGGGGATCGCCACGGAGGTTGCAGTCGCCGCTGAGAAATTTGGTAAGCAAATCAAGTTTGCGGACCGTCGGGGGATTCCGTTCGTCTGGTTTATCGGTGAAGACGGCAGCCACGAGGTCAAGGACATTCGCAGCGGTGAGCAAGTAGCCGCTGACCCGCTGAGTTGGTCGCCGCCGTCCGCCGATTTGACTGTTCAAATCCAACGAGCGGAACAGCTCACGCGGGACGCCTAG
- a CDS encoding peptidylprolyl isomerase encodes MVASKRDARESKKRVAQMEAKRVLREAQGKRRLRDNVIGAVVAVLLIALAVVLQLTVFSTNPTPAQYDAAQAGLKETPSASPSASSSPSVSLPPAPNPSVAAGKTFTGTLDLNKQPLSVELDGTKAPQAAAVFKTLADSGFFANKTCHRLTTEGIFVLQCGSADGKGGGVPTFTWGPVENAPADNIYPAGTIAVARAGDNANSNGTQFFITYKDSTIPSDSAGGYAVVGKVTNGIDVVNQIAAAGVSGGKTDGPPTTPVTIDSFTLN; translated from the coding sequence TTGGTTGCGAGCAAGAGGGACGCGCGCGAAAGTAAAAAGCGCGTCGCCCAGATGGAAGCCAAGCGCGTCTTGCGCGAAGCACAAGGCAAGCGCCGTTTGCGCGATAACGTGATCGGCGCCGTAGTTGCTGTGCTGTTGATTGCCTTGGCTGTAGTGCTGCAATTGACCGTTTTTTCGACTAACCCGACGCCAGCTCAATACGACGCTGCACAGGCTGGCCTGAAAGAGACGCCCAGTGCTAGCCCTTCGGCGAGTTCATCGCCCAGCGTTTCGCTTCCGCCGGCGCCAAACCCTTCGGTCGCGGCTGGCAAAACCTTTACCGGGACGCTAGATCTGAACAAGCAACCGTTGAGCGTCGAGCTTGATGGTACTAAGGCACCACAGGCAGCCGCAGTATTCAAGACTCTGGCTGATTCCGGCTTCTTTGCCAACAAGACCTGCCATCGTCTCACTACTGAGGGAATTTTTGTTCTGCAGTGCGGCTCGGCTGATGGAAAAGGCGGCGGCGTACCCACTTTCACCTGGGGACCAGTCGAAAATGCGCCGGCTGACAACATTTACCCCGCAGGCACCATCGCAGTGGCCCGCGCGGGAGATAACGCGAACAGCAACGGGACCCAATTCTTCATCACTTATAAAGATTCGACCATCCCTTCCGACAGTGCTGGCGGCTACGCCGTCGTCGGTAAGGTGACAAATGGGATCGATGTTGTGAACCAAATTGCTGCTGCCGGAGTGAGTGGCGGTAAGACCGACGGCCCACCAACGACGCCGGTCACGATAGACTCATTTACGCTCAACTGA
- a CDS encoding DUF349 domain-containing protein has protein sequence MERVLAVTERQESDETANLNETSEEVVEKPVTATPTPSPAPTPAAFASRPKPALPVTNPAALSQPTPVAPLVPSTPLSEAVKYGQAEEDGHVFLIIGEEEIPVGQYPGASKDEALSYFVRKFDDILAQITLLEQRVEAKAPSADMNKTIGHVREQLAERNAVGDVLTAQSRLDALEKAIKALQQSERAEHDAARAVELAAREAIVAEAEEISAQDPATMQWKTGSTRMNELFESWKTAQKDGMRLGRATEEALWKRFRSARTVFDRHRRAFFSQLDSTNAAAKASKEKLIAQAEALATSTDWGITAGEYRHLMDEWKAAPRASKKEDDALWTRFRAAQDAFFSARQKANEAIDEEYGANLVVKEQLMIEAKALLPISDLAAAKKTLQTIRDRWEDAGKVPRADMQRTEAALRSVEEAIRKAEDDHWKRSDPEAKARTNSALSQLEASIAGLQQDLDAAHTKGDAKEIKSTEEALAARQAWLDQIKKSADDLN, from the coding sequence ATGGAAAGAGTTCTAGCGGTGACCGAACGTCAAGAATCCGACGAAACAGCAAACCTCAATGAGACCAGCGAGGAAGTAGTAGAAAAGCCGGTAACGGCTACACCTACGCCCTCTCCGGCTCCGACACCAGCTGCCTTCGCCTCACGTCCCAAACCAGCACTGCCGGTAACCAACCCCGCAGCGCTGTCCCAGCCAACGCCGGTAGCGCCCCTGGTGCCCAGCACTCCGTTGAGTGAAGCTGTGAAATACGGCCAGGCAGAAGAAGACGGGCACGTCTTCTTGATCATTGGCGAGGAAGAAATTCCCGTTGGCCAATACCCTGGCGCGAGCAAAGACGAAGCGCTGTCCTACTTTGTGCGCAAGTTTGACGATATCCTGGCGCAGATCACGCTGCTGGAGCAGCGCGTTGAGGCCAAGGCCCCCAGCGCAGACATGAACAAGACCATTGGTCATGTGCGCGAACAGCTGGCCGAACGCAATGCGGTAGGCGATGTACTCACTGCACAGAGTCGCTTGGATGCGTTGGAGAAGGCGATCAAAGCCTTGCAGCAGTCCGAACGCGCCGAGCACGACGCCGCTCGAGCCGTCGAGCTTGCTGCACGCGAAGCGATAGTTGCAGAGGCTGAAGAGATCTCAGCCCAGGATCCAGCCACGATGCAGTGGAAGACTGGCAGCACGCGCATGAACGAGCTCTTTGAGAGCTGGAAAACCGCACAAAAAGACGGAATGCGTCTGGGTCGAGCCACGGAAGAAGCGCTCTGGAAGCGATTCCGTTCAGCTCGTACCGTCTTTGATCGGCACCGTCGCGCCTTCTTCTCGCAGTTGGACAGCACCAATGCGGCAGCTAAAGCAAGCAAAGAGAAGTTGATCGCGCAAGCTGAGGCGCTCGCGACCTCCACCGACTGGGGCATCACCGCTGGCGAATACCGGCACCTGATGGACGAGTGGAAAGCTGCCCCCCGCGCAAGCAAAAAGGAAGATGACGCTCTCTGGACGCGATTCCGTGCGGCACAAGACGCCTTCTTCTCTGCTCGACAAAAGGCCAATGAGGCAATCGATGAAGAGTACGGCGCTAATTTGGTGGTCAAGGAACAACTGATGATCGAAGCTAAGGCATTGCTTCCCATCTCTGATTTGGCTGCAGCCAAGAAGACTTTGCAGACAATTCGCGATCGCTGGGAAGACGCTGGCAAGGTGCCGCGGGCAGATATGCAACGCACCGAAGCGGCACTGCGTAGCGTCGAAGAGGCAATCCGTAAAGCAGAAGACGATCATTGGAAGCGCTCTGACCCTGAGGCCAAGGCTCGTACCAATAGCGCGCTGAGCCAGCTTGAAGCCTCCATTGCTGGCTTGCAACAAGATCTTGATGCTGCTCACACCAAGGGCGATGCTAAGGAGATCAAGTCCACGGAAGAGGCATTGGCTGCTCGCCAGGCTTGGCTCGATCAGATCAAGAAATCTGCTGATGACTTGAACTAG
- a CDS encoding RelA/SpoT family protein has protein sequence MEDHLTSTDHASGNGQVAAGPSAEVAGPDQSTVQGQVLPGRRERTRSRLARLTGRGQNSHSPILEPLLRAVRANNPREDFELIQRAYATAERSHEGQKRKSGDPYITHPVAVATILAELGMAGTTLAAALLHDTVEDTSYTLEALTKDFGPEVAMLVDGVTKLDKVTFGDAAQSETVRKMVVAMAKDIRVLVIKLADRLHNARTWRYVSPESSARKARETLEIFAPLAHRLGMNTIKWELEDLSFAALYPKVYEEIVRMVEDRTPEREKSLAVVRSQINDDLRAAKIKAAITGRPKHYYSIYQKMIVRDKDFDDINDLIGVRVLVDTVRDCYAALGSMHARWSPLPGRFKDYIAMPKFNMYQSLHTTVIGPGGKPVEIQIRTHEMHQRAEYGVAAHWKYKNQAGKSAVGASPVVNKDSDLGWLRTLVDWQQETKDPSEFLDSLRFEINAREVFVFTPKGDVMALPAGSTPVDFAYAVHTEVGHRTIGARVNGKLVPLNSELNHGDWVEVFTSKAEGAGPSQDWQNFVKSARARNKIRQWFSKERREEAIDKGKDLLTRAMRKQNLPLQRMMTHEALLGVAEDLRYPDISALYAAVGDSHVSAASVVEKLVDSLGGHDSTEDEIGAPALPAAHQARPRFSNSGVMVHGLGDVLVKLARCCTPVPPDSIVGFVTRGSGVSVHRADCQNVEQLRDQPDRMVEVEWAPTQSSVFLVEIQVEALDRKSLLSDVTRVLSENHVNILAASVHTSSDRLAISKFAFEMGDPKYLNHIFSAVRRIDGVFDVYRSTGSQRR, from the coding sequence ATGGAAGATCATCTGACTTCGACCGATCACGCCTCCGGCAACGGACAAGTAGCAGCGGGGCCAAGCGCCGAGGTGGCGGGCCCAGATCAGAGCACCGTTCAAGGCCAGGTACTTCCCGGCCGGCGGGAGCGGACTCGTTCTCGGCTTGCACGACTTACCGGACGCGGCCAGAATAGCCATTCGCCGATCCTGGAACCGCTTCTTCGCGCCGTTAGAGCAAATAACCCACGCGAAGATTTTGAGCTGATTCAGCGCGCTTATGCCACTGCGGAACGCAGCCATGAAGGGCAGAAGCGCAAAAGTGGCGATCCTTATATAACCCACCCGGTGGCAGTAGCCACGATTTTGGCCGAACTGGGCATGGCTGGAACCACGCTGGCTGCTGCGTTGCTTCATGACACAGTAGAGGACACCTCATACACACTAGAAGCGCTGACCAAGGACTTCGGCCCAGAGGTTGCCATGCTGGTGGATGGCGTCACTAAGCTCGACAAGGTCACCTTCGGTGACGCCGCGCAGTCCGAAACCGTCCGTAAAATGGTTGTGGCGATGGCCAAGGACATTCGGGTTCTGGTTATCAAGCTGGCAGACCGCCTTCACAATGCGCGGACCTGGCGTTATGTATCTCCTGAGTCTTCAGCACGTAAGGCGCGCGAGACGCTTGAGATTTTCGCTCCCTTGGCACACCGACTTGGTATGAATACCATCAAATGGGAGTTGGAAGATCTCTCCTTCGCCGCGCTTTATCCCAAGGTCTATGAAGAGATCGTGCGGATGGTTGAAGACCGCACCCCGGAGCGCGAAAAGAGCCTCGCAGTAGTTCGTTCGCAAATTAACGATGATCTGCGCGCAGCGAAGATCAAGGCGGCAATTACTGGCCGTCCGAAGCACTATTACTCGATCTACCAAAAGATGATCGTGCGAGACAAAGATTTTGACGATATCAATGACCTCATTGGCGTTAGGGTCTTAGTTGATACGGTTCGAGATTGCTATGCGGCGCTAGGTTCAATGCATGCACGTTGGTCGCCGCTGCCGGGCCGATTTAAAGACTATATTGCGATGCCGAAGTTCAATATGTACCAGTCATTGCACACCACAGTCATTGGACCTGGTGGCAAACCGGTCGAGATTCAGATTCGTACCCACGAGATGCATCAACGTGCAGAGTACGGTGTTGCGGCGCACTGGAAATATAAGAATCAAGCTGGAAAATCGGCTGTCGGGGCCAGCCCAGTGGTCAATAAAGACAGTGATTTAGGTTGGTTACGCACCTTAGTCGATTGGCAGCAAGAGACTAAGGACCCCAGCGAATTTCTCGATTCGCTTCGCTTTGAAATAAACGCCCGAGAAGTCTTTGTTTTTACCCCCAAGGGCGATGTGATGGCTTTGCCTGCGGGTTCTACGCCGGTGGACTTCGCCTATGCGGTACACACCGAAGTAGGGCACCGCACCATCGGGGCCAGAGTCAACGGCAAGCTCGTTCCGTTGAACAGTGAGCTCAACCACGGTGATTGGGTCGAAGTATTTACCTCGAAGGCTGAAGGCGCCGGGCCAAGCCAAGATTGGCAAAATTTCGTCAAGAGCGCCCGGGCACGCAACAAAATTCGGCAATGGTTTAGCAAAGAGCGTCGCGAAGAAGCCATCGATAAAGGTAAAGACCTGCTAACTCGTGCTATGCGGAAGCAAAATCTTCCGCTGCAACGCATGATGACTCACGAGGCATTACTCGGCGTTGCTGAGGACCTTCGCTATCCAGATATCTCGGCACTATATGCTGCCGTGGGGGACAGCCACGTTTCGGCAGCCAGCGTAGTGGAGAAACTGGTCGATTCGTTGGGCGGGCACGACTCGACTGAAGACGAGATCGGTGCACCAGCGCTACCAGCCGCACATCAAGCACGACCTCGGTTTTCGAACTCTGGGGTCATGGTCCATGGCCTGGGCGATGTTTTGGTTAAGCTGGCCCGATGTTGCACACCGGTGCCGCCTGACTCAATCGTCGGATTTGTCACCCGAGGTTCTGGGGTTTCTGTGCACCGCGCTGATTGCCAGAATGTTGAGCAACTCCGTGACCAGCCGGATCGCATGGTTGAAGTGGAATGGGCGCCGACTCAATCCAGTGTCTTCTTGGTGGAGATTCAAGTTGAAGCTTTAGACCGCAAGAGTCTGCTTTCAGATGTGACCAGAGTACTTTCTGAGAATCACGTGAACATCCTCGCGGCATCGGTACATACTTCAAGCGATCGATTGGCGATCTCCAAATTTGCGTTCGAAATGGGAGATCCTAAGTATCTCAACCACATTTTTAGCGCTGTGCGGCGCATTGACGGCGTCTTTGACGTCTACCGAAGTACCGGCAGCCAGCGACGCTAA
- the secF gene encoding protein translocase subunit SecF — MAKFTNFSTFGNELYTGKRSYDIVGKRKIWFTIAAVMVLISILSPILRGGFNLGIDFRGGSEFTVLKVTNLSVDTGTKAVTDVVPGQSPRVSVLSGNGIQVQTDKLSDDETIKVKDSLVKAYGVTSSDVASSFVGPTWGADVTKQALIGLIVFVVLATILMALYFRTWKMSLAAVFGMLFVQVTTAGIYSITNVEVTPSAIIGFLTILSYSLYDIVVVFDKIRENTSDIGTSTRRTFSSEVNLAVNQTLVRSINTSMVALLPVASILFIGSFLLGAGTLRDLSLSLFIGIIMGGLTTVFIASPLYAMLRQNEPALAKQAERVKARIAAETTKESAATASV; from the coding sequence ATGGCCAAGTTCACGAATTTCTCAACTTTCGGCAACGAGCTTTACACCGGAAAACGCTCGTACGACATTGTTGGTAAGCGCAAGATCTGGTTCACCATTGCCGCGGTAATGGTCTTGATCTCGATTTTGTCGCCGATCCTTCGGGGTGGCTTCAACCTGGGCATCGACTTCCGCGGTGGTAGCGAATTCACCGTTTTGAAAGTGACAAATTTGTCTGTCGATACCGGCACCAAAGCTGTTACCGACGTGGTTCCTGGTCAGTCACCCCGGGTCTCGGTGCTCTCCGGAAATGGGATTCAAGTCCAAACGGACAAACTTTCCGATGACGAGACCATCAAGGTCAAAGATTCACTGGTCAAGGCTTATGGCGTGACTAGTAGTGACGTTGCCTCAAGTTTCGTCGGCCCAACTTGGGGCGCGGACGTGACGAAACAAGCTTTGATCGGTTTGATCGTCTTTGTTGTTTTAGCCACCATCTTGATGGCGCTGTACTTCAGAACATGGAAGATGTCGCTGGCGGCTGTATTCGGCATGCTCTTCGTCCAGGTGACGACGGCCGGAATTTACTCGATTACCAACGTCGAAGTAACGCCGTCCGCGATCATCGGCTTCTTAACGATTCTGAGCTATTCGCTCTATGACATCGTGGTGGTCTTCGACAAGATTCGAGAAAACACATCGGATATTGGTACGTCAACGCGTCGAACCTTTAGCTCGGAAGTGAACCTTGCGGTGAACCAGACGTTGGTCCGGTCAATCAACACCTCGATGGTTGCGCTTCTTCCGGTTGCCTCGATTCTCTTCATCGGGTCATTCTTGCTTGGCGCCGGAACGCTTCGTGATTTGTCGCTGTCACTGTTCATCGGCATCATCATGGGCGGATTGACCACGGTCTTTATCGCTTCGCCGTTGTACGCAATGCTTCGCCAAAACGAACCTGCGTTGGCTAAGCAGGCTGAACGAGTCAAGGCTCGGATCGCCGCTGAAACAACCAAGGAAAGCGCCGCAACCGCGAGCGTCTAG